In Arthrobacter sp. SLBN-112, a genomic segment contains:
- a CDS encoding SseB family protein yields the protein MTEQPAHTDLQPLNDLEEKLATGGQEDANPVDVILSFLNSEVYIISSDTVEGVDSQVEPLVLANADGRPVLAVFSHPTRVDQQYLEAAPNVLGTQGAAIIANLGDELGMVINPGAAYGFEIDPEGVANIRRDFKRADEQ from the coding sequence ATGACTGAACAGCCCGCGCACACGGATCTCCAGCCGCTCAACGACCTTGAGGAGAAGCTCGCCACCGGCGGGCAGGAAGACGCCAATCCTGTGGACGTCATCCTGTCCTTCCTGAACAGCGAGGTCTACATCATCAGCTCGGACACCGTCGAGGGCGTGGACTCCCAGGTTGAACCGCTGGTCCTTGCCAACGCCGACGGACGCCCCGTCCTTGCCGTTTTCTCGCACCCCACGCGGGTGGACCAGCAGTACCTGGAAGCTGCACCCAACGTGCTGGGCACCCAGGGCGCGGCCATCATCGCCAACCTTGGCGACGAACTGGGAATGGTAATCAACCCCGGCGCCGCCTACGGTTTCGAGATCGACCCTGAAGGTGTTGCGAACATCCGGCGCGACTTCAAGCGCGCCGACGAGCAATAA